The following are from one region of the Sorghum bicolor cultivar BTx623 chromosome 2, Sorghum_bicolor_NCBIv3, whole genome shotgun sequence genome:
- the LOC8057547 gene encoding uncharacterized protein LOC8057547 codes for MSEPSLPPPPPPSLMEELIEEILLRLPPQEPASLFRAALVCKPWRRLVTSPRFQRRFREFHRRTPPMLGFLCDNHGDGDRCSFVRTTASSPLHATTSRWRPLDARHGRVLLREPTRNVLVVWDPITDDRQVLPVLPRWAVTCTAAILCGAAACDHHDCHRGGSFLVVFVGTDPRNMFVCTYDSSDYFAAWSEPISLHHLNDCYIYAASNLALL; via the exons ATGTCGGAGCCgtccttgccgccgccgccgccgccttcgcTGATGGAGGAGCTTATCGAAGagatcctcctccgcctcccgcCGCAGGAGCCCGCGAGCCTCTTCCGCGCCGCGCTCGTCTGCAAGCCTTGGCGCCGCCTCGTCACCAGCCCCCGCTTCCAGCGCAGATTCCGCGAGTTCCACCGCCGCACGCCCCCCATGCTGGGATTCCTCTGCGACaaccacggcgacggcgaccgcTGCAGCTTCGTGCGCACAACGGCCTCCTCCCCGCTGCATGCCACCACATCCCGCTGGCGCCCGCTGGACGCGCGCCACGGCCGTGTCCTCCTACGGGAACCCACACGGAACGTCCTCGTCGTCTGGGACCCCATCACTGACGACCGGCAGGTGCTTCCCGTCCTGCCGCGGTGGGCGGTAACCTGCACCGCGGCGATTCTCTGCGGCGCCGCAGCCTGCGACCACCATGATTGCCACCGTGGTGGATCTTTCCTCGTGGTTTTCGTGGGCACTGATCCAAGGAACATGTTCGTCTGCACCTACGACTCGTCTGATTATTTTGCCGCCTGGAGCGAGCCAATCTCCCTTCACCACCTCAATGACTGCTACATCTACGCTG CTTCCAACCTTGCACTACTGTGA
- the LOC8059861 gene encoding uncharacterized protein LOC8059861: MPPPPPVLVEEHVEEILLRFSPQHPAFLFRAALVCKRWCRLISSPGFRRRYREFHRTPPMLAILVNAEVDSDGSSVSRFVPGRPAFCLPLLESRRWRVLDARHGRVLTRRVGREPAAEAAGVELQVCDPITMERRMVPIPSPRVLCLAAAVLCSSTPDAGACDHLDCHRGPFLVVFVGCLHLDRRTFIYTFSSETAAWNGPIFTQLSISATPPRMTSKCVGNALYFGFPMSDTILKYDLQSGHISGIEFPTECSFNQSNVFITTEGGGLGIASVHHYALHTWSRDDAVGWMQTRAIEIQSLLPVDTLLGSAEPRVAGFADRFGMVFLLVNNVLYLVHLSTYKATKIFRGIGISINSVVPYMNFYTPALGASCTNEGPSAGGSSA; this comes from the exons atgccgccgccgccgccggtcctGGTggaggagcacgtcgaggagatCCTCCTCCGCTTCTCGCCACAACATCCCGCGTTCCTATTCCGCGCCGCGCTCGTCTGCAAGCGCTGGTGCCGCCTCATCTCCAGCCCCGGCTTCCGACGCAGGTACCGCGAGTTCCACCGCACGCCCCCGATGCTGGCGATCCTCGTCAACGCCGAGGTCGATTCCGACGGCTCCAGCGTGTCCCGCTTCGTGCCCGGAAGACCCGCCTTCTGCCTGCCGCTCCTCGAGTCCCGCAGATGGCGCGTGCTCGACGCACGCCACGGCCGCGTCCTCACCCGCCGCGTCGGCCGGGAGCCAGCAGCGGAGGCTGCCGGCGTCGAACTCCAAGTCTGTGATCCCATCACCATGGAGCGGCGGATGGTGCCCATCCCGTCGCCGCGGGTGCTCTGTTTGGCTGCGGCGGTTCTCTGCTCTTCCACCCCCGATGCGGGCGCCTGCGATCACCTTGATTGCCATCGTGGACCCTTCCTCGTGGTTTTCGTGGGCTGCCTTCATCTCGATAGGAGGACCTTCATCTACACCTTCTCATCTGAAACTGCTGCATGGAACGGCCCAATCTTCACTCAGCTCTCAATCAGCGCCACTCCTCCACGGATGACCAGCAAGTGTGTGGGGAATGCGCTCTACTTTGGGTTTCCAATGTCAGACACAATCCTCAAGTACGACCTTCAATCGGGACACATCTCTGGGATTGAATTCCCAACTGAATGTTCCTTCAATCAGTCAAATGTGTTCATAACCACGGAGGGTGGTGGACTGGGGATTGCCAGCGTACATCACTACGCGCTCCACACATGGTCCAGGGACGATGCTGTTGGGTGGATGCAAACCAGAGCCATTGAGATCCAGAGCCTGCTCCCTGTCGACACGCTCTTGGGGTCAGCTGAACCTCGTGTGGCTGGCTTTGCAGATCGCTTTGGTATGGTTTTCTTGTTGGTGAACAATGTGCTCTACTTAGTTCATCTCTCGACCTATAAGGCGACGAAGATTTTCAGGGGCATTGGCATAAGTATCAACAGTGTTGTCCCTTACATGAACTTTTACACTCCAG CTTTGGGAGCATCCTGTACAAATGAGGGGCCAAGTGCTGGTGGCTCAAGTGCATGA